From the genome of Azospirillum brasilense, one region includes:
- a CDS encoding DUF2254 domain-containing protein, which yields MRDRIRHYWAFLRASLWCVPFVMGGVAAALAIALLTWGRGAVENATDYWLLYAGDADNARQLLSSLLTGMITMTSLVVSITMVVLTLAAGQIGPRLIRNFIQDWTTQAVLGLFLADIVYLLVVFRTIDGNQADRVPHLAVSVGTGLTALCLFVLLVYVHKLARSIIYDNVVQRVAADLREVTAALLPERGDSPPETPPDLRGDFAWVDLGQDGYVQAIDLDGLVATAQNADSVIRLDIRPGHYVIGGGEHVAVFPAGACTADLSKAIRGAFIVGSERTPTQDVEFGIRQLVEMATRALSPGINDVFTALAVIDNLSASMARIFDRAIEPAVLRDSAGTVRVLRDVTGYDGFVGAGFDQIRQAGSGNAAVLIRLVDAILRLAPRVHSDAQRDPLREQLDMILEAGERNIAIPRDLAILRDRWRQATERLAR from the coding sequence ATGAGGGACCGGATTCGCCATTACTGGGCATTTCTCCGCGCCAGCCTGTGGTGCGTTCCCTTCGTGATGGGCGGGGTGGCGGCGGCGCTGGCGATCGCGCTGCTGACCTGGGGGCGTGGCGCCGTGGAGAACGCCACGGATTACTGGCTCCTCTACGCCGGGGACGCCGACAACGCGCGCCAGCTTCTGTCGTCGCTGCTGACCGGCATGATCACCATGACGTCGCTGGTCGTGTCGATCACCATGGTCGTCCTGACCCTGGCGGCCGGCCAGATCGGCCCGCGCCTGATCCGCAACTTCATCCAGGATTGGACGACCCAGGCGGTGCTGGGCCTCTTCCTGGCCGACATCGTCTATCTGCTGGTCGTCTTCCGGACCATCGACGGCAACCAGGCCGATCGGGTGCCCCATCTGGCGGTCAGCGTCGGAACCGGGCTGACGGCCCTGTGCCTGTTCGTTCTGCTGGTCTACGTCCACAAGCTCGCCCGCTCGATCATCTACGACAATGTGGTGCAGCGGGTGGCGGCGGATCTGCGCGAGGTGACCGCGGCCCTGCTTCCCGAGCGCGGCGACAGCCCCCCGGAGACGCCCCCCGACCTGCGCGGCGATTTCGCCTGGGTCGACCTCGGCCAGGATGGGTACGTCCAGGCGATCGACCTGGACGGCCTGGTCGCCACCGCCCAAAACGCCGATTCGGTGATTCGCCTTGATATCCGACCCGGCCATTACGTCATCGGCGGCGGCGAGCATGTGGCCGTGTTTCCGGCCGGCGCCTGCACGGCGGACCTGTCGAAGGCGATCCGCGGCGCCTTCATCGTCGGTTCCGAGCGCACCCCGACCCAGGATGTGGAGTTCGGCATCCGCCAGCTGGTGGAGATGGCCACCCGCGCCCTGTCGCCAGGCATCAACGACGTGTTCACCGCCCTGGCGGTGATCGACAACCTATCGGCCTCGATGGCCCGTATCTTCGACCGCGCGATCGAGCCGGCGGTTCTGCGCGACTCCGCCGGAACGGTCCGGGTCTTGCGGGACGTGACCGGATACGACGGCTTCGTCGGTGCCGGCTTCGATCAGATCCGGCAGGCGGGAAGCGGAAACGCCGCGGTGCTCATCCGGCTCGTCGACGCCATTCTGCGGCTGGCCCCGCGCGTCCACTCGGACGCCCAGCGGGACCCGC